Genomic window (Capsicum annuum cultivar UCD-10X-F1 unplaced genomic scaffold, UCD10Xv1.1 ctg76616, whole genome shotgun sequence):
TGAGCAAGTTGCTAAAGAAGATGCCTGTGCAACTCTCCTATATCATATAGCACgacatttcataggagaaccTAAGTTATTCCAGGATAGGAGTCTAGAAATCCTCAATAACCTCACCGAACTCTTTCGTGAATCTCTCATGCACCTCAAGATCTGCTTTGCTTACTGTTGGCTTCTGTTTCCATAGCACTCTGTCAAAATCCCTTATGCTGATTGGTGGTGGCGTAATGTTTGAAGCTAGGCCTTTTGCAGCAAGTTCCTGCATATTAGTCTGAATGGCACCTGGTTGTCTAGGTCCACAAGGCACCCACAACCCGTCACTAGTCTTAATGAAAAACTCAGCATCTTGAGTTTTACGTACAGGTTCAAACAAGACTTCATTTACACACACAGAAATGTCTGAACCTGAAAAACCTTCTGTTTTCCGAGCTAGTTGCTCAAAATCACTTTCTGTCAAGTTGTGAGGGGTGTCTCCTAAATGTAC
Coding sequences:
- the LOC124894662 gene encoding protein SUPPRESSOR OF K(+) TRANSPORT GROWTH DEFECT 1-like, giving the protein ASRRIKTELLVQMQGVGHDDDKKVLVLAATNTPYSLDQAIRRRFDKRIYIPLPDLKARQHMFKVHLGDTPHNLTESDFEQLARKTEGFSGSDISVCVNEVLFEPVRKTQDAEFFIKTSDGLWVPCGPRQPGAIQTNMQELAAKGLASNITPPPISIRDFDRVLWKQKPTVSKADLEVHERFTKEFGEVIEDF